A portion of the Osmerus mordax isolate fOsmMor3 chromosome 22, fOsmMor3.pri, whole genome shotgun sequence genome contains these proteins:
- the LOC136965994 gene encoding adrenodoxin-like — protein sequence MALATVTRRLFNASLRDTCLRNGAAVSSTSRSTTFSLNNRPMSVTDHSNWACVRHREFSTSTLPLSSNKVTVHLINRDGEKITVKGSPGDTLLDIIIDQDIDIDGFGACEGTLACSTCHLIFDEDVFKQLGPVTDEEMDMLDLAYGLTDTSRLGCQICLTKSLEGMTARVPESVADIRQSGDGSS from the exons ATGGCACTGGCGACAGTAACAAGAAGACTGTTTAACGCGTCGTTACGAGACACTTGTCTACGAAATGGCGCTGCTGTTTCATCAACAAGCAGAAGTACAACGTTTTCGTTGAATAACAGGCCTATGTCCGTAACAGACCACAGCAATTGGGCCTGTGTTCGACATAGGGAATTTAGCACGTCGACACTACCACTCAG TTCCAACAAGGTGACCGTCCACTTGATCAACCGTGACGGAGAGAAGATCACAGTGAAGGGCTCTCCAGGAGATACTCTACTAGACATCATCATTGACCAGGACATCGACATCGATGGCTTTG gtgcttgtgaggggaccctggcatgCTCCACCTGTCACCTGATCTTTGACGAGGATGTGTTTAAGCAGCTGGGCCCAGTCACAGACGAGGAGATGGACATGCTGGACCTGGCTTACGGACTTACTGACAC gTCTCGTCTGGGTTGCCAGATCTGTCTGACCAAGTCTCTGGAGGGTATGACTGCCAGGGTGCCCGAGAGTGTGGCAGACATCAGACAGAGTGGAGATGGATCTTCTTAA